The Candidatus Rokuibacteriota bacterium genome segment GCCGTGGCGAAGCCGATGATCTGGCCGTAGCGGCGCACCTCCTCACCCGCGCGGCGGGCGCGGCGCGCCACCTTGTGCCCCGGGCGGATATCCTGGCGGACCTCGAGGCGCCCGTCCGCATCCTCCAGGATCGTGCCCGCCCGGATCTCCTTCTTCGCGATGGCCACGTCGTCCTCGGGCCTGAGAACGATGGCCACATCCGTGATCCCGCAAGTCGCCATGAGTGCCTCCCGCGTCCGTGGATTTCGGCCGAGTCTATCCCCGCCCTCGCCCGCTGACAAGGCGGGGCCCCCGGTCGCTGCGCTCCCGGCGCGGGCGCCGTGTGCTATCCTCGGCGCGGAGTCTGCTCCATGCCGCCGCGCGCGCTCGCCGCCTGCCTCCTCGCCGCGGCTCTCGCCTGGACGAACCCCGCCCGGGCCGAGACGCCCGATCTCCGCTGCGGCCAGGAACCGGGCAACCGCTTCTCCTGGGTCGAGTGGGCCTTCTGCGACCTCGAGGCCCATGGCCCCGAGAAGGCGCGGGGCATCGTCATCTGGAACCACGGCATCTCGGGGACCACCGAGGCGTACCGGGCCCCCGCGGCGCTGGCGCTGCGTCTCCTGCACGGCCGCGGCTGGGACGCGATCAGGATCAACCGCCACAACCTGGGCGAGGCGGGGGACGAGGCTGGGCGCGCGCGGTCGCTTGACCGCGCGGTGGAGCGCACGGCCGGGGAGATCCGCGCACAGCGCGCGCGCGGCTACCGCCGCGTCGCCCTCGCTACATCACCCTCGAGAGCGCCGCGGCGCAGCGCGAGCTGTTCGCGGCCGTCGCCATGGCCCCCGGCATCACCACGACGGGCGCTGGCGCGGACCGGATCGACCCGAGCATCACCGACCGGCTCCTCCAGGCGAGCCGGGCGGAGCGGGTGGCCGTGGTCTTCCCGCAGGGCGACGCGCTCTTCGGTCACCTGATCCGCGGCCGCGGCGCGCTCAGGGCCCTCGACAGACGAGCGGGCCCGTACCTCGTGATCGACGAGACGGCGCCCGGCATCGCCGGGCATGGCGGCGCGACGGGCGGCCGCTTCGCGCTGCGCTACGGCCTCTGCCTGGCCGAGTTCCTGTCCGCCGAGTCCTTGCCCCCGGGCCGCTTCTCCTGCCCCGACGGGCAGGAGTGGGCGGCGGCGCGCGAGCTGCTGCTGCGGCCGTGGCCCGCAGGGGCGCGGCTCCTGCGCGATGGCAGCCAGCTCCCCCCCGATGTCACCGCCCTGGCCGGCCTCTGGTACGGCCTCATGGGCGAGTCGGTGATCGTCGTCGGCCTCCTCGAGCCCCGCGGCGCGAGCGCGCGCGTCCTGTACCGCGCCGCCACACCGCGCGTGAGCGGCAGGGCCTATGCGGGGCGGGTCGAGGGGGGAGAGCTCCGCGCCCGGCTGGGCTCGGCCCCCGCGGCCAGCATCGCCGTCAGGCCCGCTGCCGACGGCGCCGGCGCCGAGCTCGTCTGGACCTCGGCCGACGGGGGGCGCACACTCCACGCGACCCTCACCCGCGCGGGGCCGGTGGAGTAGCGGCGCGCCGGCCGGCGGAGCGGCGGGGCGCGGCGGCCGTCGGCTGCCGTGATACCATGCCCTGCGGTCGGCACTCCGCAGGCCCCGGCTGCCCCGGCTCCGGCCTGCCGCCACTTCCGCCCCGGAGGAGAGGAACGCCATGCCCGTCCAGCACGTCGGCCGCCCGCTCAAGCGGCTCGAGGACCCGAGGCTCATTACCGGCCGCGACCCCTATGTCAATGATGTGCGGCTGGATGGCGCACTCTCCGTGGCCTTCGTCCGGAGCCCCCACGCGCATGCGCTGATCCGGAGCATCGACACGCGGGCCGCCCGCGCGCTGCCCGGCGTGGCGGCGGTGCTCACGGGAGCGGACGTCAACCCCGAGATCGGCGTCATCCACACGCCGCTGCCGCCCGAGACCTTCGACTTCCTGAGCCGGCAGGGCCACACGGTGCTGGCCGAGGGGCGCGTCCGCTATGTCGGCGAGCCCGTGGCCGTGGTGGCCGCAGAGAGCGCCGAGGCCGCGGCCGACGCGGCGGAGGCCGTGGTGGTCGACTACGAGCCGCTCCCCGCCGTGTGGGACTCCGAGCAGGCGCTCGAGCCCGGCGCCCCCCTGCTCTACCCCGAGACCGGCTCCAACATCGCCATGCGCTTCAAGCGGGAGCAGGGCGACGTGGACGGCGCCTTCGCGCGCGCCGCGGTGGTCATCGACGCGAGGATGGCGAGCCAGCGCGTCATCCCCTTCGCCATGGAGCCCCGGGCCTGCAGCGCCGTGTGGGATGAAGGGGCGAAGAAGCTCACCGTCTGGGGCGACACCCAGACCCCCCATCGCATGCGCGATCAGCTCGCCGAGCGGCTCCACCTCGAGCCCGCCCGGATCCACCTCATGACGGGGCGCGTGGGCGGCGGCTTCGGCGCCAAGGTCCCCGTCTACCAGGAGGACACCCTCGTGCCCCTGCTGGCACGACGCCTCCAGCGCCCGGTGCGGTGGAGCGCGGCGCGCCGCGAGGACGTCCTGGCGACGGGCCACGGCCGCGACATGCGCATCCAGCTGCGCCTGGCCGCCGATGCCAGCGGCCGCATCCTGGCGCTGGACGCGAGGATCACGGGCAACGTGGGCTCCTGTCTCTACCACGTGGGCGTGCTGCTCCCGCTGCTCTGTGGGCAGATGATCACCGGCTGCTACGATATCCAGACGGCGCGGATCGAGGTCGTCTGCCCCTTCACCAACACCATGGGCACGGTGCCGTATCGCGGCGCGGGGCGCCCCGAGGCGGCCTACTTCATCGAGCGCGCCATCCAGATGCTCGCCGGGCACCTCGGCCTCGACCCGGCCGAGGTGCGCCGGCGTAACTTCATCCCCGCCAGTCGCTTCCCCTACACCACCGTGCTCGGCAATGTCTACGACAGCGGCGACTACGCCCGCACGCTGGAGCACGCCCTCCGGACGGCGGGCTACGAGCGGCTCCGCCACGAGCAGGAGGCCGCGCGCCGCCAGGGCCGGCTCGTCGGCATCGGCACCGCCTCCTACGTGGAGATCTGCGGCTTCGAGGACGAGGAGGTGTCCGACGTGGTCGTGGCCGACGACGGGCGCGTCACCGTGCTCACGGGCTCGGCCTCCCATGGCCAGGGGCACGAGACCGCCTTCGCCCAGCTCGTGGCCGACGAGCTCCAGATCCCCTATGACCTGGTGACCGTGATCCACGGCGACACCGAGAAGGTCAGGAACGGCGTCGGCACCTTCGGCAGCCGCTCGGCGGCGCGCGGCGGGCTTCATGCCCGGGCCAATGCGGTGAAGGTGCGCGAGCAGGCCAAGCGTGTCGCCGCCGACCTCCTCGAGGCCGCCGTCCCCGATCTGGTCCACGGCGACGGCCACTTCTCGGTGCGCGGCGCCCCTCACCGCGCGGTGACGTGGCAGCAGGTGGCCGCGGCCGCCAGGGGCACGCTCACCTCCTGCTCCGACATCAAGGGCAACGGCACGATCTTTCCCTTCGGCTCCCACGTGGCCGTGGTCGAGGTGGACCGGGAGACGGGCAAGGTCACGATCCTGCGCTACCTCTCGGTGGACGACGCCGGCTTCCTCATCAACCCGCTCCTCGTCCAGGGCCAGGTGCATGGAGGCCTCGCCCAGGGCATAGGCCAGGCGCTCTGGGAGGAGGCCGTCCACGACGACTCGGGCCAGCTCCTGACCGCGACGCTGATGGACTATGCGCTCCCCAAGAGCAACGACCTCCCCTCCTTCGAGAACGACCACACGCGCACCGACTCCCCGCTCACCGATCTCGGCGTCAAGGGCATCGGCGAGGCCGCCACCATCGGTTCTACCCCCGCCATCGCCAACGCCGTGATGGACGCCCTGGCGCCGCTGGGCGTCACCCACGTGGACCTGCCCCTCACCCCGCAGAAGCTCTGGGCGGCCATCCAGGCGGCCGGCCCGCGGTAGAAGTCGGTGGGTCTCCCCGGCATCGCGTGATCGAGACGGGCGCGCCCGCCCGCCGGGACGGAAACGTCCCGGCCTCTCAGGGGCCGGGACATCGGCCTGATCGACGGGCGACTGCAGACGTGGGTCCGCTGAACCTCCAGACCTACGTCAGGCTCTGCCCATCGCTCCGTCCCCCGTCCCCCTCGACGTGGCGACCTCCGTGAGTGCAGCGGAGACGGCGGCGACGGTTGCCACAGCGGCCGTGCGCCGGCGCGCCAGCGATTCCACGACCCAGATCACGAGCAGGAGGTAACCGAGCCCGAGGGCGAAGCCGCCCGCCAGGTCCGAGACCCAGTGGGCCTCGAGGTGGAGCCGGCTCCAGGCCACCGCGAACAGCGTGGCCCCGGAGAGGCCCCCGCCGAGCCATCGCCAGCGCCACCGGGCCCCGGACGCGCACAGGAGATACGAGAGCAGGCCGAGGAGGACGACCAGGCTCAGCACGTGCCCACTGGGGAACCCCCACGGCTCGAGATTGGGGCGAGGCCGATGCACGGCCCACTTCGCGAAGAGCTGGAGCGCGCCGGTCCCGAGCATGACCACGGGAAGGCCGAGCGCCCAACGCGGCTGGACGCGCCAGAGGAGCAGCGAGCCCAGGAGGATGAGTGGGATCAGCCCGACCCCGTTCCCGAGCAGCGAGACCGCCGCCATCGGACCATCCAGCCACGAGTGCCGGAGAGGATGGACGAGGGCCCGGGTCGTGTGGTCGAGCGCGAACATCTGCTGCCTGAGGGCGATGGCGGCCAGGACCACGAAACCCAGGAGGGACGCCGTCGCGGCTCCCAGCAGGGCGACTCCCGTCGATGAGGCCTCTGGCTGCCGCGGCTCCACGACCCGTATTATCCCATAGCTGTCACCTGGCACACGCCTTGCTACCCTGGAAGGGCCGTGAGAGTCGTCCGGGGAGCGCTCCTGCTCGCCGGGACTTCCATCCTGGCGGTCCTCGTCACCCAGGTCGGCATCGCGGCCATCGGCGCCGCGCTGGCCCGCGTGGCCTGGTGGCAGCTCCTCCTCGTCTGCCTCCCCTACGCCCTCAGCACAGCGGTCGACACGCTCGGCTGGCGCTTCACGTTCACCGAGGCTCGCCCGCCCTTCTTCTGGCTACTCGCGGCCCGGGTCGCGGGCGAAGCCGTCAACGTCGTGTCGGCCCTCGCCTCGGTCGGCGGGGAGGCGGTCAAGGTCTGGCTGCTCCGGCCCCACGTCCCCTACGAGGCGAGCGTGCCGGCGGTGATCATCGCCAAGACGACGGTGACGATCGCCCAGGCGCTTCTCCTGCTGCTCGGGATTGCCGTCGCCTGGACGGTGGTGGGGATCGACTCTCAGGTCCTGGGCGCCATGATCTGGCTGCTCGCCGTGGAGGTCGTGGCCGTCGGGGGCTTCGTCCTGTCCCAGGTGTGCGGGCTCCTCGCCAGGAGCGGGCGGCTGCTCCGCTGGTCCGGCCTGATCGCGGACCCCTCCTCCGCCGAGCGGGTCGACGCCACGCTGCGGACCTTCTACCGGCGCCAGTGGCTCCCGCTCGTCCTGTCGGTCGGGTGCCACTTCGCCGGCTGGCTGATCGGCGTGCTGGAAGCCGCGGTCATCCTCCACGTGCTCCAGGTGCCGGTGTCCTTCGCCACCACGACCGTCATCGAGGCCCTCGGCTCCGGCGTGCGGTTCGCCACCTTCCTGGTGCCCGCCAGCCTCGGCGCGTACGAGGGCGCCAACGCGGCCGCCTTCGGGGCGCTGGGCCTCGGGGCGGGCACCGGAATCGCCTTCAGTCTCCTGCGGCGAACCCGACAGGCGGTCTGGATCGGCGTCGGCGCGCTCGTGATCGTCCTGGCGCGGACCGGCGCGGCCCGCCCTCGGGAGGGCCGGACGGCGCTGCCGCAGTGAGCGCCTCCAGGGACGCCCCCGGCAGCCCGGCGTCCGCCGCCATGAGCACGCTGAGCTCGGCCTCCGCCGCTTCCCGGCGCGCCTCCAGACGCTCGAGGCTCCCCGGGGGCACGAGCGTCGGGAGCACCCCCTCCAGGATGCGGATCTCCTCCGGGCTCCGGCCGTTGACGCTCACCCGCACGAGACGGCCGCGGTGGAGCCCCACCTCTTCCCAGCGGCCGGGGAGCCGGAACATCAACCTGAGCAGCCGAGCGAAGAGGCGCGCCGTGGTCATGCGCGGGATCACGCACACGTCCAGGAGGCCGTCGACGGGCGAGGCTGCAGGGGTCAGGCTCAGGAAGCCCCGGTAGGTCTCCACGTTCGCAACCGTGACGAGGGCGGCCTCGTCCGCCACGACGCGGCCGTCGACCTCGACGTGGATGGTGTCGAGAACACCGTCGGCAAACCACCGGGCCGCTGTGCGGTAATAGGCGAGCTGGCGCAGGTATCGCTGCCGGGGGTATCGACGGCCGCGTTCGACGGCGTGCTGGATCCTCGTGAGCGGGCCGTAACTCTCGTGACAGAGGGAGAGCCCGCTCCTGGCAACGCCCACATCAAGCCCCAGCAGCTCCCCCCGCTGGAGCAGGTCGACCACGGCCTCCGGATCCCGCGGGTGCTCGAACGCGCTCGCGAACAGGTTCCCGAACCCTGAAGGGACCGGAACGAAGGGAAGCGACAGCCGCACGGCAGCAGCGGCGGCGGCGCTGAACGTCGAGTCGCCGCCGACCGCGACGAGATGCGAGAAGGTGCGCTTGCACGTCCCGGCCCACCGGGCGAGGCTGCCCAGATCGCGGAAGATCTGGACGCGCGCAACGTATCCTCGGACCCGGAGCGCCTGCTGCACACGCCTTGCCGACGACAGGGCGAGGCCGCTGCCGGAACCCGGGGTCACGATGATCTGAATCATCGTCATTCGTCGCGGCGCTCGCCCTCGCCGGACCGGACGGGGTGGCGCTCGCCGCGCCGGCTGCCGGCCGGCGACCGTGCGCTCACCCACGGCGTCCACCCGCTGGCGGGTCGCCCTCGCCCGGCCTCGCTCGCCCTTACTTCCGTCGGAGGTCACGGACGTAGACGACCTCCGCGACGACGGAGTTCGCGGTGATCACGTCGGCGTAGATGACCGAGGCCGTGACCTCGGGCGCCCTGATCTCACCGTGGGCATCGCCGATCTTCACGCCTCGGGTGTGATGGATCGCGCCCCGGACCTCGTCCGCCTCGATCTTGTTGGCGTAGATGGTATGGGCGCGCACCTGGTGGGCCTTGATCTCCTCGGCCTGCAGGGTCGGGGGTGGTGTCAGCGCTCCCGGGGGCGCCACGGGCGGCGCGTACACCGAACCCGTCTCGATCCGGACGTGACTGGCCGATGTCAACCCCGCCGGAAGCGCGAACGCCACGACTCCAACGAGGGCAGCAACGAGGAATACCTTTGCGTGCGTCACGTTTACGTGCATCACATTCACCTCCGTGTTCGGGCCGTGCTCGCCCCGCCTGTCCGCGCACGGCCTCTGCTCGTGCGGGAGACCCGCTTCGCAGGGCGGATGTCCCGACGAGTCCTTCTATGGAGCATCCCCCGTGCCAGACGCAATCGCACGCACCAAGCGTCACCTCCTCGACGCTCTCTGGCCGCATCTGCCCCCTCTCGGTCGAACAGAGGCCGGACTGCTGGGGCCGGTGGGAAGAAAGTACGGGCGGCCAGGTAAAGATTACGAGCCGCACGATGATGAGAAGGACTCGTGGCACGGGTCGACGCGGGGCCTGTGGCTGCAGGCGGCCACAGCTCTATAGGTTCCCACATGAATCTCGGCGGGAACGTCGGCAGGGCGCCAAGCCACGTTCGAGCTGGCGGAACGCTGGCATGGCCGGACCGTCTCGGCTCCCCGCCTGGCATGTCGATTGCTCCTCGAGCAGGCAGAGGCTGACGCGATCGGCAGATTGCCGCGGCAGCGCGCGGTGAGCGCGGTGAGGAGGTGAGCGCATCATGAGCCCAAAGACACGAGTCAGCAGGCCGAGCGACACGTGTGAGAAGAGCGACACCTCGCCGAGTCCGTCGCTGGCCGGGAAGGGCGAGAAGATCAAGCAGGAGCTGGACGAGCTCCTGGACGAGATCGACGGAGTCCTCGAGAGCAATGCGGAGGAGTTCGTGTCGAGCTATGTCCAGCGCGGCGGCCAGTAGCAGCGTCCCGCCTTCGATCACTGGTGGGACGGGATACGCCATGACGGTACCAACCTGCGAGGCCGAGCCTGCCGTGGCAAGGGCGAGCCAGAGGGAGTAAGCTCAGCGCATTGTAGTCGCGTTGCCTCCGGCCCACGCGTCCAGGGAGGACCGCCCATGCGCGCACTCTCAACGTGGCCTCGCCAACGGTTCGCTGCCTCTTTGTGGTTCCCGGCCTTCCTCCTGCTGCTGCCAGCCAGTCCCGCCGGGGCCCAGATGATCGAGCTTCAGCCCATCGCCTCCGGCCTCACCCAGCCTCTGGGACTGGCCAACGCCGGGGACGGTTCAAATCGCCTCTTCATCGTGCTGCGGGGGGGGCGGATCCTCGTTCGGTCGGCGAGTGGCTCCATCAGCACGTTCCTCGACATCTCGACGCTCGTGTCATGCTGTACGGGCGAGCGGGGCCTGCTGGGTCTCGCCTTCCATCCGCAGTATCCGAGCAATGGATTCTTCTTCGTCAACTACACCAACACGAGTGGCAACACCGTCGTCGCCAGGTATCGGGTCTCGGCCGATCCCGATGTCGCGAACCCCGGGTCGGCGACACTCATCCTCACCGTGGGACAGCCCTTCGCCAACCATAATGGCGGGCATCTCGCCTTCGGGGCCGATGGCTTCCTCTACGTCGGGCTCGGGGACGGCGGGAGCGCGGGCGACCCGAACAACTTCGCGCAGGATCTCGGGTCGCTGCTGGGCAAGATGCTGCGCATCGACGTCGACGGCGGCACACCGTACGCGATCCCCCCTGACAACCCCTTCGTCGGGGTCCCGGGGGCCCGCCCGGAGATCTGGAGCTATGGCTTCCGCAACCCGTGGCGCTATTCGTTCGACCGGATGACCGGCGACCTCTTGATCGGTGACGTCGGCCAGGACGCGCGCGAAGAGATCGACTTCGAGGCGGCGGGCACCGGGGGTGGGCGCAACTACGGCTGGCGGCGCATGGAGGGCACGGCCTGCTTCAACCCCACCACCGGCTGCAACGACGGCACCCTCACCCTGCCCGTCATCGAGTACACGCATGCGGAGGGCTGTTCGGTGACCGGCGGCTACCGCTATCGCGGCACCGCCTTCCCCACGCTCTTCGCCAGGTACTTCTACGGCGATTTCTGCGCCGGCAAGATCTGGGCCGGCACGGAGGCCGGCGGAGGGGCGTGGACGACCCAGCTCCTGCTCGACACGGCTCTCAGCATCTCGAGCTTCGGAGAGGACGAGCAGGGCGAGATCTACGTGGTGCACATCGGCACCAGCGGAGCCAGCTTCACCGACGGTGCCGTCTTTCGCATCGCCGTGCCCGCGGCCAGCGGCGAGATCATCCTCGACAACCTGGCCGCGGGGCAGTCGGATGGCATGCGCACGTTCACCGGGACCTGGTGCACGTCTACCGTGGCCGGCCTCGGGCCCGACACGCTCTACGCCTGCGGAGGAAGCAGCGAGAGCTATCGCTGGCGCCCGACCATCCCCAGCGCTGGCACCTATCAGGTCTTTGCGCGATGGGGGGCCCATGCCAACCGCTCCACCAATGTCCCCTACCGGATCGTGCATGCCGGGGGCACGACCATGCGGGCGGTGAACCAGCGGATCAATGGCGGGATGTGGAATCTCCTGGGGACGTTCAGCTTCAACGCCGGATCGACGGGGTACGTCGAGGTGCTGGAAGCGACCGGAGGGGTCACGTCCGCGGATGCGGTCCGCTTCGTTCCCGGCGCGGGCGCCACCCCGATCGTCGTCGACAATCTTCCCGTGGGGCAACAGGATGCGGCGCGCACGTTCACCGGGACCTGGTGCACATCCGCCCTGGCCGGCTTCGGCGCCGATACCCTGTACGCGTGCGGTGGCGCCGGCGAGAGCTATCGCTGGCGGCCGACCGTACCGGCCACCGGCACCTACCGTGTCTTCGAGCAGCACGCCGCGCACTCGAACCGCGGCACCGCGGTGCCGTTCCGCATCAGTCACGCCGGCGGCCTGACGACGGTCAACGTGAACCAGCAGGTGAACGGCGGACAGTGGAACCTCCTGGGCCAGTTCATGTTCAACGCGGGCACCGCCGGCTACGTCGAGGTGCTGGAAGCACCCTCGGGGATCACGTCGGCCGACGCGATCCGGCTCGAAGCGGTGCCCTAGCGTGCCTGACCGCCTCACGTCCACTCCTTGCGCACCACGATGACGTTC includes the following:
- a CDS encoding PQQ-dependent sugar dehydrogenase, with the translated sequence MRALSTWPRQRFAASLWFPAFLLLLPASPAGAQMIELQPIASGLTQPLGLANAGDGSNRLFIVLRGGRILVRSASGSISTFLDISTLVSCCTGERGLLGLAFHPQYPSNGFFFVNYTNTSGNTVVARYRVSADPDVANPGSATLILTVGQPFANHNGGHLAFGADGFLYVGLGDGGSAGDPNNFAQDLGSLLGKMLRIDVDGGTPYAIPPDNPFVGVPGARPEIWSYGFRNPWRYSFDRMTGDLLIGDVGQDAREEIDFEAAGTGGGRNYGWRRMEGTACFNPTTGCNDGTLTLPVIEYTHAEGCSVTGGYRYRGTAFPTLFARYFYGDFCAGKIWAGTEAGGGAWTTQLLLDTALSISSFGEDEQGEIYVVHIGTSGASFTDGAVFRIAVPAASGEIILDNLAAGQSDGMRTFTGTWCTSTVAGLGPDTLYACGGSSESYRWRPTIPSAGTYQVFARWGAHANRSTNVPYRIVHAGGTTMRAVNQRINGGMWNLLGTFSFNAGSTGYVEVLEATGGVTSADAVRFVPGAGATPIVVDNLPVGQQDAARTFTGTWCTSALAGFGADTLYACGGAGESYRWRPTVPATGTYRVFEQHAAHSNRGTAVPFRISHAGGLTTVNVNQQVNGGQWNLLGQFMFNAGTAGYVEVLEAPSGITSADAIRLEAVP
- a CDS encoding ubiquitin-like protein Pup, which codes for MSPKTRVSRPSDTCEKSDTSPSPSLAGKGEKIKQELDELLDEIDGVLESNAEEFVSSYVQRGGQ
- a CDS encoding flippase-like domain-containing protein, with product MRVVRGALLLAGTSILAVLVTQVGIAAIGAALARVAWWQLLLVCLPYALSTAVDTLGWRFTFTEARPPFFWLLAARVAGEAVNVVSALASVGGEAVKVWLLRPHVPYEASVPAVIIAKTTVTIAQALLLLLGIAVAWTVVGIDSQVLGAMIWLLAVEVVAVGGFVLSQVCGLLARSGRLLRWSGLIADPSSAERVDATLRTFYRRQWLPLVLSVGCHFAGWLIGVLEAAVILHVLQVPVSFATTTVIEALGSGVRFATFLVPASLGAYEGANAAAFGALGLGAGTGIAFSLLRRTRQAVWIGVGALVIVLARTGAARPREGRTALPQ
- a CDS encoding xanthine dehydrogenase family protein molybdopterin-binding subunit; the encoded protein is MPVQHVGRPLKRLEDPRLITGRDPYVNDVRLDGALSVAFVRSPHAHALIRSIDTRAARALPGVAAVLTGADVNPEIGVIHTPLPPETFDFLSRQGHTVLAEGRVRYVGEPVAVVAAESAEAAADAAEAVVVDYEPLPAVWDSEQALEPGAPLLYPETGSNIAMRFKREQGDVDGAFARAAVVIDARMASQRVIPFAMEPRACSAVWDEGAKKLTVWGDTQTPHRMRDQLAERLHLEPARIHLMTGRVGGGFGAKVPVYQEDTLVPLLARRLQRPVRWSAARREDVLATGHGRDMRIQLRLAADASGRILALDARITGNVGSCLYHVGVLLPLLCGQMITGCYDIQTARIEVVCPFTNTMGTVPYRGAGRPEAAYFIERAIQMLAGHLGLDPAEVRRRNFIPASRFPYTTVLGNVYDSGDYARTLEHALRTAGYERLRHEQEAARRQGRLVGIGTASYVEICGFEDEEVSDVVVADDGRVTVLTGSASHGQGHETAFAQLVADELQIPYDLVTVIHGDTEKVRNGVGTFGSRSAARGGLHARANAVKVREQAKRVAADLLEAAVPDLVHGDGHFSVRGAPHRAVTWQQVAAAARGTLTSCSDIKGNGTIFPFGSHVAVVEVDRETGKVTILRYLSVDDAGFLINPLLVQGQVHGGLAQGIGQALWEEAVHDDSGQLLTATLMDYALPKSNDLPSFENDHTRTDSPLTDLGVKGIGEAATIGSTPAIANAVMDALAPLGVTHVDLPLTPQKLWAAIQAAGPR
- a CDS encoding phosphatase PAP2 family protein, whose protein sequence is MEPRQPEASSTGVALLGAATASLLGFVVLAAIALRQQMFALDHTTRALVHPLRHSWLDGPMAAVSLLGNGVGLIPLILLGSLLLWRVQPRWALGLPVVMLGTGALQLFAKWAVHRPRPNLEPWGFPSGHVLSLVVLLGLLSYLLCASGARWRWRWLGGGLSGATLFAVAWSRLHLEAHWVSDLAGGFALGLGYLLLVIWVVESLARRRTAAVATVAAVSAALTEVATSRGTGDGAMGRA